A single region of the Lycium barbarum isolate Lr01 chromosome 2, ASM1917538v2, whole genome shotgun sequence genome encodes:
- the LOC132629206 gene encoding uncharacterized protein LOC132629206, whose translation MKKQSEQNTRNRSKLKVPHAGGSKTNARRGRQMEKKHGRPVCRSEVILSTLLKKNGNYVNEEGKIIADKISEHLSQDQEHAATLGVPLKILAHPNDDIGKVYGAEHSGRVRGLGGNICPSTAFGMPKHSISHANLGGSSNMSHLRVEDLEKHVGTLKEKLIGYEKTKEKLEDTKEQLVETKEWLAQNENHLATLHRFLQAKFGSELPSFNLDSS comes from the exons atgaag AAACAAAGTGAACAAAATACAAGAAATCGAAGTAAACTTAAAGTCCCGCATGCCGGTGGTAGCAAAACCAATGCAAGGAGAGGTCGTCAAATG GAGAAAAAACATGGAAGGCCTGTGTGCCGAAGTGAGGTTATTTTGTCAACTTTACTGAAAAAGAATGGCAACTATGTGAATGAAGAAGGGAAGATTATAGCT GATAAAATATCGGAGCATCTATCTCAAGATCAAGAACATGCTGCCACTTTAGGTGTTCCGTTGAAGATATTGGCTCATCCTAATGATGATATTGGAAAAGTATATGGAGCTGAACATTCTGGTCGTGTGCGTGGTTTGGGTGGTAATATTTGCCCCTCGACTGCTTTTGGAATGCCTAAACATTCAATTAGTCATGCGAATCTTGGTGGTTCTAGTAATATGTCTCATCTACGTGTTGAAGACCTAGAGAAGCATGTAGGAACCTTGAAAGAGAAGCTCATTGGATATGAAAAGACCAAAGAAAAACTTGAGGATACCAAGGAACAACTTGTGGAGACCAAGGAATGGCTTGCGCAAAATGAGAATCACTTGGCAACTCTTCATAGGTTTTTACAAGCTAAATTTGGTAGTGAGTTGCCTAGTTTCAACTTAGATTCTTCTTAG